One stretch of Poecilia reticulata strain Guanapo linkage group LG21, Guppy_female_1.0+MT, whole genome shotgun sequence DNA includes these proteins:
- the znf292b gene encoding zinc finger protein 292b isoform X2, whose protein sequence is MKMADEEAEQDRGLVDSISKTIGEVRNLLEGLHEVVIRESANSPVQSSSDYCQEFCRTLLEFVGRWKTEEEPLPLVQVYMVALLSFAKASSDLSLQCESVPLVVERLSLSFLELLLSLKTLPDDLWQYFKSSVQVKLGRQ, encoded by the exons ATGAAGATGGCGGACGAGGAGGCCGAGCAAGACCGTGGTCTTGTGGACAGTATCAGCAAAACAATTGGGGAAGTCAGAAATTTGTTGGAAGGACTACATGAAGTTGTGATTCGAGAAAGCGCAAACTCACCAGTTCAGTCCTCTTCTGACTATTGTCAGGAGTTTTGTAGG acGCTCTTGGAGTTTGTAGGCCGTTGGAAGACGGAGGAAGAGCCTTTGCCACTCGTACAGGTGTACATGGTCGCCCTGCTCAGCTTTGCGAAGGCTTCTTCTGACCTTTCTCTGCAATGTGAAAGTGTTCCACTTGTGGTTGAGAGACTTTCACT GAGCTTTTTGGAACTGTTGCTCTCACTTAAGACCCTTCCAGATGATTTATGGCAGTATTTCAAGTCGTCTGTGCAGGTAAAGCTGGGAAGACAATAG